In Prochlorococcus marinus str. MIT 1214, one DNA window encodes the following:
- a CDS encoding ABC-F family ATP-binding cassette domain-containing protein — translation MVEINNGEARKYSGNYRQFLQQKVEQEQSEASTKKKFQGVLRKELAWLRQGPKARSTKQKARLQRIAEMQAKPKNHVKAKLEMNSLSRRIGKIAIEAEGVGISLNDKENNLDLLRDFTYSFSPEDRVGIIGPNGSGKSTLLDLIAGKRLPTSGEIKLGETVHIGYLDQHTNDLTQGNGLNRKVIEFVEEAALLIDHGGKQITASQLLEKFLFPPSQQYSPLLKLSGGEKRRLALCKMLIQAPNVLLLDEPTNDLDIQTLSVLEDFLEDFKGCVVVVSHDRYFLDRTIDKIFNFENGHLQRYEGNYSRFLEQKILEERNDETKERDKIVNNSQNKRGSESKSNPENKTRKLSFKEARELKELDLRLPMLEKQKIYLEKKITSCDVDISETSHQLADLLEAIQEHEDRWIELSELSESAN, via the coding sequence ATGGTCGAAATCAATAATGGAGAAGCTCGCAAGTATTCGGGAAATTACCGTCAATTTCTTCAACAAAAAGTTGAACAAGAACAATCAGAGGCATCTACAAAGAAAAAATTTCAGGGTGTTTTAAGAAAGGAATTAGCTTGGTTAAGACAAGGTCCCAAAGCAAGAAGTACAAAACAAAAGGCACGTCTTCAAAGGATTGCTGAAATGCAAGCTAAACCTAAAAATCATGTTAAAGCTAAATTAGAAATGAATTCATTAAGTAGAAGAATTGGAAAAATCGCAATTGAAGCTGAAGGAGTAGGTATATCTTTAAATGATAAAGAGAATAATTTGGATCTTTTACGTGATTTCACTTATAGCTTTAGTCCAGAGGATCGAGTAGGCATTATTGGTCCTAATGGAAGTGGTAAATCGACTCTTTTAGATCTAATTGCTGGTAAAAGATTGCCTACTAGTGGGGAAATCAAACTTGGAGAAACCGTCCATATTGGCTATCTCGATCAACATACAAATGATTTAACTCAAGGGAATGGCCTAAACCGCAAAGTTATCGAATTCGTGGAGGAAGCTGCATTACTAATTGATCATGGAGGAAAACAAATTACCGCATCACAACTCTTAGAAAAATTCTTGTTTCCACCTAGTCAGCAATATAGCCCTCTACTTAAACTTTCAGGAGGAGAAAAAAGAAGACTTGCTCTCTGCAAAATGCTCATACAAGCGCCCAACGTATTGTTGCTTGATGAACCTACAAATGATTTAGATATACAAACACTAAGTGTGCTAGAAGATTTTCTTGAGGACTTCAAAGGTTGTGTCGTAGTCGTATCGCACGATAGATATTTTCTTGACCGAACTATTGATAAAATTTTTAATTTTGAAAATGGTCACTTACAAAGATATGAAGGCAATTACTCTCGATTTCTGGAACAAAAAATTTTAGAGGAGCGAAATGATGAAACAAAAGAACGAGATAAAATAGTCAATAATTCGCAAAATAAGAGAGGATCAGAAAGTAAATCTAACCCTGAAAATAAAACGAGAAAATTGAGTTTTAAAGAAGCTAGAGAATTGAAAGAGCTAGACCTCAGACTGCCTATGCTAGAAAAACAGAAAATATATTTAGAAAAAAAAATAACTAGTTGTGATGTAGACATTAGTGAAACTAGTCATCAATTAGCAGATCTTCTTGAAGCTATTCAAGAACATGAGGATAGATGGATTGAGCTCAGTGAGTTATCTGAGTCAGCCAACTAA
- a CDS encoding DUF805 domain-containing protein: MMNFLEKVLSNYFLAWTQIFNYKDKTSRIPFWHFFILDGLIGALVSILSNNNLANDPNDFYTITEGYDWGYLYSIPSFLVFIALSIRRLRDIGKENLLLWVFCSFIPFYNLYIFAQPSSEK, translated from the coding sequence ATGATGAATTTTTTAGAGAAAGTTCTCTCAAATTACTTTCTGGCTTGGACTCAGATTTTTAATTATAAAGATAAAACAAGTAGAATACCTTTTTGGCACTTTTTTATCCTGGATGGATTGATAGGAGCTTTGGTTTCAATACTATCTAATAACAACCTTGCTAATGATCCAAATGATTTTTATACCATCACTGAGGGATATGACTGGGGGTACTTGTATAGCATTCCATCTTTTTTAGTTTTTATAGCTTTATCAATCAGAAGGCTGAGAGATATAGGTAAGGAAAACTTGTTACTATGGGTATTTTGTTCATTTATTCCTTTCTATAATCTTTATATATTTGCCCAGCCTTCTTCTGAAAAATAA
- a CDS encoding amino acid ABC transporter substrate-binding protein, with the protein MNKKVMRRLVSGIVGLAALLAGCATTSQDNSSRLNLIKNRNELICGVSGKIPGFSYMKSDGSYQGLDVDICKAFAAAIIGDSEKIQYRPLTAAERFTAIKTGEIDLLSRNTTFTLSRDSSGGNGLTFAPVVFHDGQGLMVKQESKISSLKDLANKSICVGSGTTTEQNINDAFESASLPYTPIKYQDLNQVVAGYLQGRCSAMTSDRSQLAAARSGFKNPKEHIILDDVLSKEPLAPASDGKDQKLADAMRWIVFSLISAEEQGITKSNIDEKVQIAKKNPQLKPLRRFLGIEGGLGEKIGLSNDFVVKVISSTGNYGEIYERHLGQNSEVPIPRGQNELYNKGGVHISPPFN; encoded by the coding sequence ATGAATAAAAAAGTTATGCGCCGATTGGTATCAGGAATAGTTGGTCTGGCAGCTCTATTGGCTGGCTGTGCGACAACAAGTCAAGACAATAGCTCTAGACTTAACCTAATAAAAAATCGCAATGAGTTGATTTGTGGAGTAAGTGGAAAGATTCCTGGTTTTAGTTATATGAAAAGTGATGGTAGTTATCAAGGACTAGATGTCGATATATGTAAAGCGTTTGCCGCTGCAATTATAGGAGATTCAGAAAAAATCCAATATAGACCTCTAACTGCAGCAGAGAGATTCACAGCTATTAAAACCGGGGAAATTGACCTGTTATCAAGAAATACCACTTTCACTCTCAGTAGAGATTCCTCAGGAGGAAATGGATTAACTTTTGCACCAGTTGTTTTCCATGATGGCCAGGGATTGATGGTAAAGCAGGAAAGTAAAATTAGTAGTCTTAAAGATCTTGCAAACAAATCTATATGTGTAGGCTCAGGAACAACTACTGAGCAAAATATAAATGATGCGTTTGAGAGTGCCTCACTTCCTTATACACCAATCAAATATCAAGATCTTAATCAAGTAGTTGCTGGTTATTTACAGGGTCGTTGTTCAGCCATGACTTCTGATCGTTCGCAATTAGCAGCAGCCAGATCTGGTTTTAAAAATCCAAAAGAACATATTATTCTTGATGATGTATTGAGCAAGGAGCCACTTGCTCCAGCCTCCGATGGCAAAGATCAGAAACTAGCTGATGCCATGAGATGGATTGTCTTTTCCCTTATATCGGCAGAAGAGCAAGGGATAACGAAGTCAAATATTGATGAAAAAGTACAAATTGCAAAGAAAAATCCTCAATTAAAACCTTTAAGAAGATTTCTAGGTATTGAAGGAGGACTTGGAGAAAAAATTGGTCTTAGCAATGACTTCGTAGTTAAAGTAATTAGCTCAACTGGCAATTATGGAGAGATTTACGAAAGACATTTAGGGCAAAATAGCGAGGTACCTATTCCAAGAGGACAAAATGAGTTGTATAACAAAGGAGGTGTACATATTTCACCACCATTTAACTAA
- a CDS encoding ABC transporter permease subunit (The N-terminal region of this protein, as described by TIGR01726, is a three transmembrane segment that identifies a subfamily of ABC transporter permease subunits, which specificities that include histidine, arginine, glutamine, glutamate, L-cystine (sic), the opines (in Agrobacterium) octopine and nopaline, etc.): MKINQKIFLQFGICIIFFGLIGILINNLTINLIRTGLGFNFSWLFKPASFALAEHPLPYTPSDSYAWALFIGWLNSLKVIFLSLILATFLGTLIGFARTGKNSLLALISAGYITIIRQTPLLLQLMFWYFVGFLGLKDNMFLPIKKILNISNQGIEFSGLIFSSEFLALLLGLSIFTSAYIAEVIRGGILSVPRGQWEAFRSLGLSERKGLIRIILPQALPAIIPGLTSQYLNLAKNSTLAIAVGYSDIYAINDTIINQTGRAIECFIILLVSFLLLNLLITNAMEVINRLILKSRIYG, translated from the coding sequence ATGAAAATAAATCAAAAAATATTTTTGCAATTTGGAATATGTATTATCTTTTTTGGTTTGATTGGAATACTAATTAATAATTTAACAATAAATCTAATAAGGACAGGTCTTGGTTTTAATTTTAGCTGGCTTTTCAAACCAGCAAGTTTTGCTTTAGCGGAACACCCCTTACCTTATACCCCCTCAGATAGCTATGCTTGGGCATTATTTATAGGTTGGCTCAACAGTCTTAAAGTTATTTTCTTATCATTAATATTAGCTACTTTCTTGGGAACACTAATAGGTTTTGCAAGAACAGGCAAAAACTCATTACTAGCTCTCATTTCGGCTGGTTACATAACAATAATCAGACAAACTCCTCTTTTACTTCAACTTATGTTTTGGTATTTTGTTGGGTTCTTAGGTTTAAAAGACAATATGTTTCTCCCAATAAAAAAAATACTTAACATTTCAAATCAAGGAATTGAGTTTTCAGGATTAATTTTTTCCTCGGAGTTTCTAGCATTATTACTTGGTCTAAGTATATTTACAAGTGCTTACATAGCAGAGGTAATCCGCGGAGGCATCCTCTCGGTTCCCCGAGGGCAATGGGAAGCATTTAGGAGCTTAGGGCTTTCAGAAAGAAAAGGACTTATCCGAATCATACTTCCACAGGCATTACCAGCAATCATCCCAGGATTAACAAGTCAATATCTTAACCTTGCTAAAAATAGTACCTTAGCAATCGCAGTTGGCTACTCAGATATTTACGCAATTAACGATACTATTATAAATCAAACAGGGAGAGCTATCGAGTGTTTTATTATATTACTTGTTAGTTTCTTGCTATTAAATCTATTGATAACTAATGCCATGGAAGTCATAAATAGATTAATTTTAAAATCACGCATATATGGTTAA
- a CDS encoding amino acid ABC transporter permease encodes MFNININSMIVFFKNLKKTLFPNLFNTIITLLIILCISVVCFNTFAWLIYKASWKVVISNLPLYAFGSFPPNEQWRPATWIIGLLLLSIFTLYGPEWKWLRRNLLIVWTGTIPLGLYLLYGGFGLSPIMSRHWGGLTLTILLTVCSSLLSLPFGIILALCRQSSLPLIQKLSSIYIDVMRAIPLIAVLFFGQLLIPLFLPVGIEIDRVWRAIFAFTLFVSAYIAEDIRGGLQSIPNTQIEAANSLGLNQFQIIQFILIPQALRIALPALTNQSIGLFQNTSLMAILGLVELLGVGRSILANPEFIGQYIEVYVWLACVYWMVCTIMAILARHLEQRMTINQSNF; translated from the coding sequence ATGTTCAACATCAATATAAATTCAATGATAGTTTTCTTTAAGAATCTAAAGAAAACTTTATTCCCAAATTTATTCAATACTATTATTACTTTGCTCATTATATTATGTATTAGTGTAGTTTGTTTTAATACTTTTGCATGGCTCATATATAAGGCTAGCTGGAAAGTTGTAATATCAAATCTCCCTTTATACGCATTTGGTAGTTTCCCACCTAATGAACAATGGAGACCGGCTACTTGGATTATTGGTCTTCTTTTACTCAGTATCTTTACTCTTTACGGCCCCGAGTGGAAATGGCTACGAAGAAATCTACTAATAGTTTGGACAGGAACAATACCCTTGGGTCTATATTTACTTTATGGTGGGTTTGGCTTATCACCTATAATGAGTAGACATTGGGGTGGATTAACTCTAACTATACTGTTAACTGTTTGCAGCTCATTATTATCATTACCTTTTGGAATAATTTTGGCACTATGTAGACAGAGTTCATTACCATTAATTCAGAAGCTAAGTTCAATCTATATAGATGTTATGAGAGCAATTCCTCTTATTGCAGTACTTTTTTTTGGACAACTACTAATACCTTTATTTCTTCCAGTTGGAATAGAAATTGATCGTGTTTGGAGAGCAATCTTTGCGTTTACTCTATTTGTATCTGCCTACATAGCGGAAGATATTCGTGGAGGGCTACAGTCAATACCCAACACTCAAATAGAGGCAGCAAATAGTCTTGGTCTTAATCAATTTCAAATCATTCAATTTATATTAATTCCTCAAGCTTTGCGTATTGCATTACCCGCTCTCACTAATCAATCTATTGGACTTTTTCAAAATACATCTTTAATGGCCATTTTAGGACTAGTAGAGTTATTAGGTGTAGGCAGAAGTATCCTGGCTAATCCAGAATTTATTGGTCAATATATTGAAGTTTATGTTTGGCTAGCATGTGTCTATTGGATGGTTTGTACAATTATGGCTATTCTGGCTAGACATCTTGAACAAAGAATGACCATTAATCAATCCAATTTCTAA
- a CDS encoding amino acid ABC transporter ATP-binding protein: MEPIVIARNLTKSYTKGLRALDNVSLTVNQGKVLVVMGPSGSGKSTLIRTFNGLETFDKGELNILGIKVNSTHDERKIQKIRRRVGMVFQQFNLFPHLSILENITLAPIKVQKRRQIEAEEYGMYLLSQMGIDSHAKKYPSQLSGGEQQRVAIARALALKPELLLFDEPTSALDPERIKEVLDAIRRLAEQGMTMVVVTHEIGFAKDVSDQVLFMDSGKVIETSPPNIFFSNARHERSRKFLNQLDKH, encoded by the coding sequence ATGGAACCGATTGTTATTGCGAGGAATCTCACTAAATCGTATACAAAAGGTCTACGGGCTCTTGATAATGTTTCTCTTACAGTTAATCAAGGGAAGGTTTTAGTTGTAATGGGTCCCTCAGGTTCAGGGAAAAGTACTCTGATTCGGACTTTTAATGGTCTTGAGACTTTTGATAAAGGAGAACTAAATATTTTAGGAATCAAAGTTAATTCTACTCATGACGAAAGAAAAATACAAAAAATACGAAGAAGAGTAGGTATGGTTTTTCAACAATTCAATTTATTCCCTCATCTATCAATTCTTGAAAATATCACTCTCGCGCCCATAAAGGTGCAAAAACGTCGTCAAATTGAGGCAGAAGAATATGGCATGTATCTCTTGAGTCAAATGGGAATAGATTCTCATGCCAAAAAATATCCAAGTCAACTTAGCGGAGGAGAACAGCAACGAGTAGCCATAGCTAGAGCTTTAGCATTAAAGCCTGAGTTGCTTTTATTCGATGAGCCCACTAGTGCATTAGATCCAGAGCGAATCAAAGAAGTCCTCGATGCAATTAGAAGACTTGCTGAACAGGGAATGACAATGGTTGTAGTGACACATGAAATTGGCTTTGCTAAAGACGTAAGTGATCAAGTTTTATTTATGGATTCAGGTAAAGTTATAGAAACATCTCCTCCAAATATTTTCTTTTCTAATGCTCGGCATGAGAGAAGTAGAAAATTTCTAAATCAACTTGATAAGCATTAA